In the genome of Colwellia sp. PAMC 21821, the window ATTTGATGGACTTTTCTTAAGGCTAAACAGATTGTTTTTCGCAAGTTTGGATTTACTTTTAATGACACATTTGAAGAAATTAACCCGCTAGTATATTCACTTCCTAACACCACGCTGTATGCTTCAATAACATTATTGTTCTCAAGCTTATTGAGTCGATTTTGTATGGCCGTTCTTGAAACGCCTGTCGCTCTAGCCATGTCAGAAACACTAGCACGGGCATTTAGTCGCAATATGGATAATAGCTCTTCATCTTTTTCAGTTAACAATGGGTGTACCTAGCGGCAGAAAGCAAAAAATAGCCTTACATATTACACTTTGACATGTCCATATGTCAATTTGACTATAAAAAATGACGATTTATCACGTAATGTCACTTTGCTTACGAAGTCGTCTAGGCTGATAATACGACTATTGAAAGACAATAACTTTTTAAGGAAT includes:
- a CDS encoding Lrp/AsnC family transcriptional regulator: MLTEKDEELLSILRLNARASVSDMARATGVSRTAIQNRLNKLENNNVIEAYSVVLGSEYTSGLISSNVSLKVNPNLRKTICLALRKVHQISHIYSISGEYDLLVTIQASTLEKLSEVLNMVCSLEGVARTNSSIILDTIFKR